A region of Capsicum annuum cultivar UCD-10X-F1 unplaced genomic scaffold, UCD10Xv1.1 ctg73492, whole genome shotgun sequence DNA encodes the following proteins:
- the LOC124894390 gene encoding uncharacterized protein LOC124894390, whose amino-acid sequence MPETRKSKGKGKEVEVVVGIPNRARQQSEALDESLSQTSPTPPSVDVPGRSENPPEPPVDASVQDLRNAVQLLTRIVVGQGQRQEGPVAGAVGAGRAASTRIRDFLNLDPPSFIGSDPNEDPQDFIDQIQRTLDVMHVSGSEAAELAIYRLKGVAILWYEAWKQSQGIDTPPTTWEEFKMAFLDHYFPLEIREARADQ is encoded by the exons ATGCCAGAGACAAGGAAGAGTAAAGGTAAAGGAAAGGAAGTAGAAGTGGTAGTTGGTATACCCAATCGGGCGAGACAACAAAGTGAGGCTCTAGATGAGTCTCTATCACAGACATCTCCAACCCCTCCATCCGTTGATGTACCAGGAAGGAGTGAAAATCCCCCAGAACCACCTGTTGATGCTTCTGTGCAGGATTTGAGAAATGCAGTTCAACtgttgactcgtatagttgttggCCAAGGTCAAAGACAAGAAGGCCCAGTTGCAGGTGCAGTTGGTGCAGGTAGGGCAGCCAGTACGAGAATACGTGATTTCCTTAACTTAGACCCTCCATCATTCATTGGATCAGATCCAAATGAAGATCCACAGGATTTTATTGATCAGATCCAACGcaccttagatgttatgcatgtgagTGGTTCAGAAGCTGCTGAGTTGGCAATATATAGATTGAAGGGTGTGGCTATATTGTGGTACGAAGCCTGGAAGCAGTCCCAAGGCATAGATACACCTCCAACTACTTGGGAGGAGTTCAAAATggcctttcttgatcattacttTCCATTAGAGATCCgagaggcccgtgcagatca ATAG